One genomic window of Gossypium hirsutum isolate 1008001.06 chromosome D11, Gossypium_hirsutum_v2.1, whole genome shotgun sequence includes the following:
- the LOC107926760 gene encoding AT-hook motif nuclear-localized protein 19, whose amino-acid sequence MANLWWAGQVGLQGMETSATSSSPMKKPDLGISMANNGETGSGGTGEEEEDKEHSDEPREGAVEVSTRRPRGRPAGSKNKPKPPIFVTRDSPNALRSHVMEIANGSDVAETLAQFARRRQRGVSVLSGSGTVTNVTLRQPSAPGAVMALHGRFEILSLTGAFLPGPAPPGSTGLTIYLAGGQGQVVGGSVVGSLMASGPVMVIAATFSNATYERLPLEEEEEGAGGAQGQLGGGGGGSGGSPPGIGSGSGSGGHQQGGIGGGGGDAPGLQVYNNLPPNLVPNGGQLSHEAYGWAHGGRPPYQ is encoded by the coding sequence ATGGCTAATCTATGGTGGGCGGGGCAAGTAGGGCTACAGGGAATGGAAACATCAGCTACTTCATCATCTCCAATGAAGAAACCAGATCTGGGTATATCCATGGCAAACAATGGAGAAACAGGCAGTGGAGGAAccggagaagaagaagaagacaaagaGCATAGCGATGAACCCAGAGAAGGTGCCGTAGAAGTCTCCACTCGTCGTCCCCGAGGTCGACCAGCAGGCTCCAAAAACAAGCCCAAACCACCCATCTTTGTCACCAGGGATAGCCCTAATGCACTGAGGAGTCACGTTATGGAAATAGCTAATGGTTCTGATGTAGCTGAAACCCTAGCTCAGTTTGCTAGGAGGAGACAAAGAGGAGTTTCAGTTCTTAGTGGGAGTGGAACCGTCACTAACGTTACACTCAGACAACCTTCAGCTCCTGGTGCAGTGATGGCTCTTCATGGTAGGTTCGAGATTTTGTCTTTAACTGGTGCGTTTCTGCCTGGACCAGCTCCTCCAGGGTCAACCGGGTTAACTATATACCTAGCCGGTGGTCAAGGACAGGTTGTTGGAGGTAGTGTAGTAGGGTCACTGATGGCATCAGGGCCTGTCATGGTTATAGCAGCAACGTTTTCTAACGCTACATATGAGAGGCTGCCTttggaggaggaagaagaaggagCTGGTGGAGCTCAAGGTCAgcttggtggtggtggtggtggaagCGGTGGATCCCCACCAGGGATTGGCAGTGGAAGTGGAAGTGGAGGACATCAACAAGGCGGCATAGGTGGCGGTGGTGGTGATGCTCCAGGGTTGCAAGTTTATAATAATTTGCCACCAAATTTGGTTCCTAACGGTGGACAGTTGAGCCATGAGGCTTATGGTTGGGCACATGGTGgaaggccaccatatcagtaa